Proteins from a genomic interval of Streptomyces sp. Tu6071:
- a CDS encoding Maf family protein, which yields MPALGSPSPAPRRRLVLASQSPARLGLLRQAGLDPEVILSGVDEEAISAPTPGELALVLAEAKAAVVAAREDAKGALVVGCDSVLDLDGVAYGKPADAEEAAARWKAMRGRTGVLRTGHCVIDTGSGARASVTASTAVRFGTPDDAEIAAYVASGEPLYVAGAFTLDGRSAPFVDGIEGDHGNVLGLSLPTLRTLLRELGVGITELWKD from the coding sequence ATGCCCGCACTCGGTTCGCCCTCGCCCGCCCCCCGCCGCCGCCTCGTCCTCGCCTCGCAGTCCCCCGCGCGGCTCGGCCTGTTGCGGCAGGCCGGGCTCGATCCCGAGGTGATCCTGAGCGGCGTCGACGAGGAGGCGATCAGCGCGCCGACACCGGGCGAACTGGCGCTCGTGCTCGCCGAGGCGAAGGCAGCGGTGGTCGCCGCTCGCGAGGACGCGAAGGGCGCGCTCGTCGTCGGGTGCGACTCGGTGCTCGACCTCGACGGCGTCGCGTACGGGAAGCCCGCCGACGCCGAGGAGGCCGCGGCGCGGTGGAAGGCGATGCGCGGGCGCACCGGGGTGCTCCGTACCGGGCACTGCGTGATCGACACCGGCTCCGGCGCGCGCGCCTCGGTGACCGCCTCGACGGCGGTGCGTTTCGGGACGCCGGACGACGCGGAGATCGCCGCGTACGTGGCGAGCGGTGAACCGCTGTACGTCGCGGGGGCGTTCACGCTCGACGGGCGCTCGGCCCCGTTCGTGGACGGCATCGAGGGCGATCACGGCAACGTGCTCGGCCTCTCGCTGCCCACCCTGCGCACGCTCCTGCGCGAACTGGGCGTCGGCATCACGGAGCTGTGGAAGGACTGA
- a CDS encoding biotin--[acetyl-CoA-carboxylase] ligase: protein MSNPYSDLDRPPLHATALRRALVRPGGLWTALDVVPRTGSTNTDLRERSAGAPEGTVLVAEEQTGARGRLDRRWSAPPRSGLFFSVLLRPEVPPARLGWLPLLAGVALATALSRAAGVDTALKWPNDLLLTVGGEERKAAGILAEATPDGAVVLGIGLNVSLRADELPVPTAGSLALADAVTTDRDPLLRAVLRSLADWYERWREADGDPVACGLQAAYAAGCSTLGRQVRAELPGDAELIGEAVALDGDGRLVLVTPGGAQEAVGAGDIVHLRPVPHPEERQGGSGDE, encoded by the coding sequence ATGAGCAACCCGTACTCCGATCTCGACCGTCCCCCGCTGCACGCCACCGCGCTGCGCCGCGCGCTCGTGCGGCCCGGCGGGCTCTGGACCGCGCTCGATGTCGTGCCCCGTACCGGCTCCACCAACACCGACCTGCGCGAACGCTCCGCGGGCGCTCCCGAGGGCACGGTCCTCGTCGCCGAGGAGCAGACCGGCGCCCGGGGCAGGCTCGACCGTCGCTGGAGCGCGCCGCCGCGCTCCGGGCTCTTCTTCTCGGTCCTGCTCCGCCCCGAGGTGCCGCCCGCGCGGCTCGGCTGGCTGCCGCTCCTCGCCGGAGTCGCGCTCGCCACCGCCCTCTCGCGCGCCGCCGGGGTCGACACGGCCCTCAAATGGCCCAACGACCTCCTCCTGACCGTCGGAGGGGAGGAGCGCAAGGCGGCCGGCATCCTCGCCGAGGCCACCCCGGACGGCGCCGTCGTCCTCGGTATCGGCCTCAACGTGTCGCTGCGCGCCGACGAACTGCCCGTCCCCACCGCCGGTTCCCTCGCCCTCGCCGACGCCGTCACGACCGACCGCGACCCGCTGCTCCGCGCGGTCCTGCGCTCCCTCGCCGACTGGTACGAGCGCTGGCGCGAGGCGGACGGGGACCCGGTCGCCTGCGGGCTCCAGGCCGCCTACGCCGCCGGGTGCTCGACGCTCGGGCGGCAGGTGCGGGCGGAGCTGCCCGGGGACGCCGAGCTGATCGGCGAGGCCGTGGCGCTCGACGGGGACGGCAGGCTCGTCCTCGTGACCCCGGGGGGCGCACAGGAGGCCGTGGGGGCGGGGGACATCGTCCATCTGCGCCCCGTCCCGCACCCGGAGGAACGACAGGGCGGCTCGGGCGACGAGTGA
- a CDS encoding adenylate/guanylate cyclase domain-containing protein, with translation MTVDDTGSGAGGSASPGGERRAPEGAGDPAGTPPAPNDADPDPAPGPGAAAPGGPGRPGRPEDRSEGPGDSDDGPEDPGGPEGPDGPEGSDGSGREHLVEWTQDRAVDRGEPERADHAPSVPGAPRDEPPEDDPLALRLETLILGAERRYTPFQAARTAGVSMELASRFWRAMGFADINQAKALTEADVLALRRLAGLVEAGLLSEAMAVQVARSTGQTTARLAEWQIDSFLEGLTEPPEPGMTRTEVTYPLMELLLPELEEFLVYVWRRQLAAATGRVVQVSDDEEMVDRRLAIGFADLVGFTRLTRRMEEEEVGELVEAFETTSADLVAARGGRLVKTLGDEVLFAADDAGVAAEIALRLIETLSGDETMPELRVGIAFGTVATRMGDVFGTTVNLASRLTSIAPRDAVLVDSAFAEELVRTGEAPVSETAAAEETDRAAKEGDPPPAYRFALQPMWQRPVRGLGVVEPWLLTRRTPKADED, from the coding sequence GTGACCGTCGACGACACCGGTTCGGGCGCGGGTGGCTCGGCCTCACCGGGCGGCGAACGGCGCGCCCCCGAGGGGGCGGGCGACCCCGCCGGCACCCCTCCCGCACCCAACGACGCCGACCCCGACCCCGCACCGGGGCCGGGCGCGGCGGCCCCCGGCGGCCCCGGCCGTCCCGGCCGTCCCGAGGACCGCTCCGAAGGCCCCGGAGACTCCGACGACGGTCCCGAGGACCCCGGTGGCCCGGAGGGTCCCGACGGCCCGGAGGGCTCCGACGGCTCCGGGCGCGAGCACCTCGTCGAGTGGACGCAGGACCGCGCGGTCGACCGGGGCGAGCCCGAGCGCGCCGACCACGCCCCCTCCGTCCCCGGCGCCCCCCGCGACGAGCCGCCCGAGGACGACCCCCTCGCGCTGCGCCTCGAAACGCTCATCCTCGGCGCCGAGCGCCGCTACACCCCCTTCCAGGCCGCCCGCACGGCCGGTGTCTCGATGGAGCTGGCCTCGCGCTTCTGGCGGGCCATGGGCTTCGCCGACATAAACCAGGCCAAGGCGCTCACCGAGGCCGACGTCCTCGCGCTGCGCCGCCTCGCCGGGCTCGTCGAGGCCGGGCTGCTCAGCGAGGCGATGGCGGTGCAGGTCGCCCGCTCCACCGGGCAGACCACGGCACGGCTCGCCGAGTGGCAGATCGACTCCTTCCTCGAAGGGCTCACCGAGCCCCCCGAGCCCGGCATGACCCGCACCGAGGTCACGTATCCCCTCATGGAGCTGCTCCTGCCCGAGCTGGAGGAGTTCCTCGTCTACGTGTGGCGGCGCCAGCTCGCGGCGGCGACCGGGCGGGTCGTGCAGGTCAGCGACGACGAGGAGATGGTCGACCGCAGGCTTGCCATCGGCTTCGCCGACCTCGTGGGCTTCACGCGCCTCACGCGGCGCATGGAGGAGGAAGAGGTCGGTGAACTCGTCGAAGCCTTCGAGACGACCTCGGCCGATCTCGTCGCCGCGCGCGGCGGGCGCCTCGTGAAGACCCTCGGCGACGAGGTGCTCTTCGCGGCCGACGACGCCGGGGTGGCCGCCGAGATCGCGCTGCGCCTCATCGAAACCCTCTCGGGCGACGAGACGATGCCCGAACTCCGCGTCGGCATCGCCTTCGGCACCGTCGCGACCCGCATGGGCGACGTCTTCGGCACCACGGTGAACCTCGCGTCCCGGCTCACCTCGATAGCGCCCCGGGACGCCGTTCTCGTCGACTCCGCCTTCGCCGAGGAACTCGTCCGCACCGGAGAGGCCCCCGTCTCCGAGACGGCCGCCGCCGAGGAGACGGACCGCGCGGCGAAGGAGGGCGACCCGCCCCCCGCCTACCGCTTCGCCCTCCAGCCCATGTGGCAGCGCCCGGTCCGCGGCCTCGGCGTGGTCGAACCATGGCTGCTGACCCGCCGGACCCCGAAGGCGGACGAGGACTGA
- the mmpB gene encoding morphogenic membrane protein MmpB, with translation MLWSDRDQQEPPEEWRAAQRKLHRAGVLLACVMVLAMLLLGLGGYV, from the coding sequence ATGCTGTGGTCGGATCGGGATCAACAGGAGCCGCCCGAGGAGTGGCGGGCGGCGCAACGGAAGCTGCACCGCGCGGGCGTGCTCCTCGCCTGCGTCATGGTGCTCGCGATGCTCCTTCTGGGGCTGGGAGGATACGTGTGA